Part of the Aquimarina sp. TRL1 genome, TAAGCAAAAGCACAGAGAAAATATTCGTTTGATGGCGCTATATGATTCATTTTTAATGAATACGCCTTTGTCTTTTGAAGACAGGATAAAGATTAACGAAGAAATAGCAAGGCTTTCAATGCAAAACAGACTTTTTGAACAATTAACAGTTTCAGAATACAATAAAGAATACTCAGACTTCACCATTAAAATAAACAGTCAATGGATTTAGTAAAATTAAAAATAACATTATCTCAATTAGAAGTACTTAATCAGGTCTTCTCCCATTTAAATTACCACATTCAGGACGCAAAGGTACTACGAAGTATATTACTCCCTGTTGCTATCAAATTAGCGACCAAAGCAGTAAATGCAAAACCTTCAAAAAAAACCTTCAAAATATCCATTAAATATCATGAAGCATATTATATGCACAGATTCCTCTCAATATATTTTGATGCCACTTCGCTGGGTGAATATCAAAAAAATGCAGTTCGAAGTATTTACAATCAATTAGATCAAATTCTAGCGTAAATGGAAGTAACAACAACCTATACTGTTAAAAGTAAAAATTACCCGACTATTTGGGAGTTTAAATATGATTTAAACGGTGTTTTAACCTCCTTTAAAATAGATGGCTCACTGAATCAAACACAAATAGACTGGCTATTTTCTTCAAAATTTCCGTACAAAGAAGAAGTGATAAAAAAATGGAAGAGCATTAAAAATTTTGAAATTATTATCGGAGCTCCAGATTTAAGCTTTCAAACATTTTGGAATGTATATGGCTATAAAATTAAGAAAGTAGTTTCGGAAAGAGCATGGAAGAAACTCTCGAAAGCAGACAGACTAAATGCTTTAAAAGGCGTCAAAAAATACAACAATTTTCTCTATAGAAAACCCGGGCGAGAAAAGGCAAATGCGGCAACATATTTAAATCAAAAATATTGGGAAGATGAATATTCCAGCAACTAAACAAAAGCAAAAAAAATGAACTTAAAACCAGAATTCACACCGTTCGAAAAACTAATATTAACAGCTTGTCTTATATGTATGGCTACAGCTATATATGGACTGCTTGATTTACTTAGTGTATTAAAATCAGGATGCTAAAAAAACGCCGAAAAGCCATTTTGAGCGCGATAAAAAACACTGCAGCTTATCGTAATGGCAGTATTGATTATGTTATCAAAGACGATGTTATAAACATCTACAACAGATTAAACAATAAGGAATACATTGCTGTATCTGTAATTTATGCTTTGGATTCCTTTACAGTAAAAATTAAGGCTTGGAAATCAATCCCATATCTAGAAGTAAAATAAAAGAACATGGTTACAATTAATTCATATTTTTCAGGTGCAGGATTATTTGATTTAGGGTTTTTGCTCGCCGGAATCGAAATAAAACAATCTTTTGAGATCGATAAGTATTGTTGTAAGGTACAGCGTGACAACCTTAATCACGATGTAATTGAATCAGATATTGCGAAGAAGCTTGTGTTTGATGAATCAGATTCAGACGTAAAGGTATTCACCTACCCATGTACTAAATACAGTACAATTGCGGATATTCATGGAACAAGAACAGGAGACGAACTATTCTTACATGCCTTCCGGCATATAGCTATCTCAGACCCGGAAGTATTTGTGGTAGAGAACGTACCCGGAATGCGAGCATTTCCAGTGGTAATGGAAGCGATGACAAAGCTTCCTAATTATTACGTGACTACTTTTTGTCCTATTAAGACATCAACATGGCTTCCTCAAAGAAGAGACAGACTTATTATTTTTGGAAGCAAAAAGCCGTTTAATTGGCGCCCTCCAAAAAACGCAACACCTGTAAAGCTTAAAGATATTTTGGAGATAAACCCTAGGGTAACATTACCAAAAGCTATCAAACAAAGAATGAACGGGAAATATCGAGACTTACCAATTATTTCAGACCCGAACAGAAACGACATTGCTCCAACATGCGTGGCGCACTATGCAAAAGATAAGTCGACCAGGCTAGTAAAAGATAAACGATTTCCGTTAGGGGTTAGACCCTATTCAGTTAGAGAATACGCAAGGCTACAAGGAGTGCCTGATTGGTACGAATTTAATTGTTCAGATACCTATGCATACAGAATGATTGGTAACGGAGTTTCCGTACCTGTAGGTATATGGGCAGCAGAAGAAATCAAAAGGTATTTTAAATAAAAGAATTACCAATATAAATTCTTAAGTAGAAATAAAATAACAAATTTAAAATCGAGAAAATGCAAAGAAAAAAACAATCGCTGTTTAAATTGTGTATTAATATGATTCGTAGAGTTTTCAAGAAGAAGACTCCTTTAAAATTTAAATTACACTGTTTTGAATGTGAAATTGAAACGTCAGTACTACAGGATATAAAAAAGAATTGGTATTGTTCAGATTGCGGACTTAAACATTAATAGCATGGAAAGTAAAAGACCATAAATAAGGGTTTAAATATGAAAGCATTACAATTATACAAAACAGCTACAAAAGTCAAAAACAGAAGGAGTAAAAAAGTAGCTATCAAGCAGTACAGAGCAATTAAAAAAGCTCTTCGCAAAACCGCAAAAAGTGGGAAGTACAGGATAAAATTTCAAATTTACATTTGGGATGGGGCAGGAATGGAGCGGTTAATTGCTGTACGTTTTTTCAGAAAAAGACATAAAGGTTTTAAGGTATCAATTAAGCCGATAAAACATTGTAAAAACGATGTTTTTTACAAATGCAATAAAGTGAGAATCACAATATCCTTTAAGAAATAAAATTAGTAGAACCAAGATAATTAAAGCAATGAAAAGAGTAAAAAGAATATCAGTAGAAGTAAGGTACATGGTAGATATTTACGATGTGGATATACCTGAAGTGGTATATAGTCAGATAGTTCAAGCAAACAAGAACAATGATATAATTTTCTTCTCTGATGGCATTGAATGCTCAGAGTGGCTATATAAAAAGACAGGTGAGTCAGATTTTTTTGATTGGGGGTGTGAAATATGTGATATAGATGAAGACGTATGAAAAACAGAAAGCTTTAAGAGCTTTTGGCTCTATTCCTTTAAATAGAATTCCAAATAATAAAAAGTCTAAATAAACGATGAATGAATTAACCACATTACGCAATGATATAGCGGCTTTGATATATGCAAAACCTTGTGATTTTGATGATTTATGTGCTAGAGAAATGCTTGCAAATAAATCTCAATATGGTATTCAATTATTAGTACGAAGATTATACAATTTGGATGCCTTGTATTACAAAGGTGAGAAAATGTATATTAAAAAGAAATGGGCTAAGGAAAACTTAAAAGATTACGATTTGGATTTTAGATCGGAGAGAGAAAAATATATTGATGGACTTTCTGATTTTGAAAAATACGTACTAGGAATTAAAAATTGAAAGTCTAAAAAACAATGAAAAAACCGCCAAAAAATTGCTTTTTGGCGGTTTTTTTTGTTTTACGCTACGTTTTTATACATTTGTGGTATGCCAAGAAACTCACACCTCATAATCCTACGTAATCAGAACATTAGAAAGCGTTTTCATGAGATTTCGCAGAAACACCCTAACTGGCGCTACAACGCTATCTTAAATGAAGTTTCTGTTCAGTTCTACTTATCTGTACGAACAATTGCAGCTATCATAAATGAGGAAAAGCCTTACAGCAAACAAGCTGATCAAAAAAGACTGCAAAGTCAACAATCGCTTTTTTGATTTATAATTTATCAGTAATGTTATATAGCTGATATTTTTCGTCTTCCTCCTTAATTGTTAAGTATACATTTTTGTTTTTAATTTGCAGATGTAAAAAATGGTATTTACTTCCTTTCTTCTCTTTTGTTTTAATGTACAATGCATTTTTAATTACATTTTTTAGGTCATAAAAAACAGCGTTTAATTGGTAGCTGTTTTCTGTTTTTTGTTGGAGTATTCGATCCACCGCCTCTGGTAATATTTTTACTTTCCCCAATTGAGAATTAAATGATTTGTCAAGCAGCTGTTGTTTTACAATGTATTGTTTTATTTGCTGAGTCTGAATATTCATAATTGCTTTGTGCGCCATATCGGCAATATTCTTGTAATTTTTGATTTTAAAATATGGGTGGCTTTTATCGAACACAACTCCTGTTTTTCCGGTATTTTGATTAAACATAGGCGGTAGTTCCGGCATGTTTTCAACGTTATATCCTTTTGTGTCAACTGCTTTATCTGTTCTAAAGACATTACATCTACACCCGTGATCATTTGGTATGTAATGTGTATTCCAGAATACATGGTCAACAGGCAAAATTATTCCGTGCCATTTTTTATGCAGCTCCCTTGTTCTTCCGTCATTTACTGCTACGTAGATTAAGTTTGGGTATATGTGTTTTGTACGCTGTATATCTTGCCATCTTCGTGCTGCTTTTGCACTTGTTTTAGCTAAATGATACTCTGTTTTTAGCCAAACCGAATTATACCGCGTGTTAAGTGCAAGCGCTGCATTTTTAAAATCTTCCCAACTTCGGGCTTCTCCATTATCATCGATCAGTAGTTTTACTGTCTCTTCGATTTGGTGATGATTTTTAAACGCTGCGAATACTCCAACATTATACTTTAAATGTGAGATCATTTCCCAATCAGGAGAAATGTAACCAACTTCGCTTAAGGTTTTTCCATAGCCTTCTGTTACTGCTTTTTGTAACACTTTTATTGTGTTTTTAAGCAGTTTTTTTCTGTTAATTTTTTTACCCTTATAAATGTCCGATATCATTCTATTAATTATCGTGATATCTATTATAGCCTGATTTTTATCGGCACTTAAAGTGTGTTTTTCGCAACAATGCGATCTATACAACAAATCAAGTGCCGTTAATTCTTTTTTTCGCTCTGCGGTGTTTTTATTTTTTTTGGCTTTTCTTCTAGTTCTGCCCCATAGGTGATTTCTAGATATTGTTTTGTTAATCTAAAACCGGATGATTTCATAAGGATCTGATCGGTTTTTATCCTCTCTAAAGGATCTGTAGAAGTTTCAGTTCCGATTCTCTCTTCTTCTGATAGATGTCCTAATCTTCTCAATACAGGCACTAAATGATCATTCAGCCAGAACAGGCAGTTTTTCAAATCGGCTTTGGTTATTTCTTCTTCTGTTCTTTCATGCACTTCGGCTTGACTCTTGGAAGAGCCATCTTTAACTGTCATGGTTTGCCCATTAATCAAAATAGAAACCTGACTGTCGACTGCTTCTATTTTTTTAAAGAATACCTGAAACGCGTCCTGATTTTTGTTTTCTTTTATTTCTATTTCTGCAGTAGTAGGAAACACGGCATGTGATGCCTTTCCCATCTGTTCCAACCATTGTGCAACTTCTTGTTTTACCTTATCGTTTGTTGATGAAATTTTGGCAATACGTATTGGAATACCAAAAATTTGTTCGAACTCGTCCCAACTCGCCCAGGAATGTCTTTTTAAAATCGTCAGCGGAACCGCTTTTTCGAGAAGTCCATGCCCTTGGTGTAATTTTGCAAACAACAGATCGTCAGGAAAGGCGGTAAAATCCAGTCCTTTGTCGTCTGTAATGTTTTTTACAACCATCCCCGTATCAGGAATCACATTCGCCCTTTCAATGTTTCTTACCGCTTTTATTTCGTTTCCTTCTTTCAAAATTTGCATCAGCGAGTATTCGAAAAAAATGCTTTCCATCAGATACCTCAAAAGGTCGCTGAACCATTTTTTTTCGATAATCTTATTTTTGTCAGAAATGGTAACGCCTTTATTGTTGGTAATCACAAACCGACGGTTTTGAATTCTGAGAATACGATTTTCTATCACCGCTGTTAAGTGGCTATCCATCATTGCATCTTTGTATACTTCTTGCTGCAGATATGTTTTTGGATTAGCGCTTTGGCGCATCATTCTTGCGCGTTGGTGGTGGTTAATTTCCCTGCGATATACTGATTGTTTAACCTTGGCTAAATCAAGTGTTATTTCTTGTGCTTTTTTTGCCAATTCTAAAGTGTTTCCCGGCATTGCCTTATTGTTAATTGTAATATTTTCCATTGTTTATTTTAGAATTTTATCCAACCCTTTTTTTACTTTCCGGTTAATCTTAGCGGTTTTGCTTTTCGCTGCTCCGATGTGCTTCCTTTTATGCATATTTCCTTTTCCTTCGTTATGTATTTCTGCGTAAGCTTTATCACTTGTGAAAGTTGCTTTGTTGCCACTTTTGCTGGATTTGTATGAATATCTCAGCTTGTCTCCTCCTGTGCCATGCCCGGTAAGAATTGCTCGTCCTTCGTTCTTTCTTCCATAGGCTGTTTTATTTCCTCTTTTTCCTCTTCGATTCGTTCTGTATCTTGTGATATCCCTTCCTTTTTTGTCTTCGGTTTTTCGTTTTTTCCATTTTTCTACACCCCCGTCTGTAAAACCTTCATTTTGGAAATTTTCCTGAATGTGATTTTCTTCTTCGACAATCACTATTTCGATTCCTTCCCGAGCAAGAAACTCTGCGACTCTTTTTGCTTTATGCTTTATCGCTTCTGCTAGTTCTTTCATTCTGTTTTGTATTTAGGCATACCGCCTAATTTTATAAATCCATCTCCCGAGGTTTCTGGCTCTGCTTCTTTTTCAGGTAGATTTATATCAAGTTTCCCGGTAGCGATGTCGAATAACCAAGTCCGCGTTTCATCGTAATCGATGCGTGTATCGTCATCAATTTGAATATCTTTTCGTTTGTATAATTCGTACTTGACTATTCGCTTTAAGTGCTTTTTGATGGTTGGATTTCTCTCCGTTCCTCTTTTATCAAAAATATTATGATGCGCATATTTTTTTAAATACCCCATCATATCATCGATACTTTCTTCAATTACTTCTGTGACTATCTCATCATTATCGTTAATAAGATTATTTATCACTTGTACGACTGATATCGTTTTTAAATCGTCTTTCTCAATAAACATAATTGTATTTGTTATCTATGGCGGTACGTACTACTGCCTGAAATGTTAATTTATATGCCGGGCGTCGATATTGATCGCTCAAATCTTTGTCGTGAATCAAGGTAAAACCATCGGGAAAAGTGTCCTCTTGCACCCATTGAAGTGTATTTGCTGTTTGTTCTACAATATTGAGAATATCATCCTCTTTAGCTTCATCAGCTGCACCAACAAAAGAATCGGTGCCTTGATGAAAAAACAGATATACGGATACACTTACTTCCCCCTCTTGAAGCTGCACTGTTCGATCAGTGTAATCAATATCACTAATATGAATATATGCTGCAGGAAAAGATGGCGGATAACTTTTTCTATCGCCATTTAATTGCCCTTTCCAAAGATCAATCCATTTGTAAATCGTTATTTCCTTTAATTCCTTTTTAAAGGTGTTTTTCACCAGTCTGCGTATTTTCATAATAGTTAAAACCCTCCTCTGGTTCGTATTCTAATTATTGGTTTTCTCTTGCTTGTATCAGAAGAAATCTCAGCCCCAAAAAGGAGTCTCCCTTTTCTTACTGCGCATTCAAGAGCGTCTAGTAAATCGTCTGGGGACGAACATTTTTTCTCAAAAGCGAGGATATGAATAATTCCCTGTTCCATGTCTTCGCTATCTCTTAATCGCTCATCAAAGGTTAACAGGCGGTTAAAAAACATGGTTTTTAGCGTCGCTACGATACGCTCGTGTTTGTCGCCGGTTGCATGATCGGGCAAAGGAATTCCACTTCCTCCATTTCGCTCACAGGCAATAAGCCAGTTAGGGTCATGCACCGCTTTCTGTGATGCTGTGGCATCGTAATAGCTGTTAATTGCCATACCACGCGCATTGTATTTCCCTTGCCATTGAAAATGTTTATCCATTGCAACCGACGATTCACACTGACGGTAGAATAATTCAAGTACGTGTGCTTTTCCATTTTCAAAACCTAAAACAACCCCTGCTTTGTAATCTCCTCCCTCTGTAAAGGATAAATCCCAAAATTCGACCAGACAATCCCAGTGTTTATTGCCGTGTACTTTTTTAAATCGGATTTCTTTTTCTTTAAACTGTTTCCCTTCTTCGATAGGAGTGTTAAAGTCTTCCCGCTGACTAGTATAGTAGTCTGAGTCTTCAACTATTTCCATACATTCTTCAGAGGTGTATCGTTGTTGCCATGAGGGATTGAAATCAGCATCGCATAAATTGATTGTTTCTATTTCAAAGTTTTTCGAATCCTTGTTTTTCTTTGCCCATCCATCGACAATACCATCTTTAACAATATAGTTATTAGGCATAATCTGACGAAATCTGTCCTTGTGTCCTGCCTTACCTAAATCGCCTGTGATTTTCTCAACTTTTTTAGCTGTAAGTTCTTTGTTTTTTGCAGCTTCTCTGTCTTCTAGGTCATCCATAGAAGCAAAGTCGGGGCGGTCGGCTCCTTTTCGTAACCCACGAAACGGCTGATTTAACCCCAATGCCATGAAGAACTTGTTATCGTTGGTTTCGAATGCTCCATCTGCCCAGCTACCATATTGCATTTGCATTCCAAAATCTTTAATATACCGTTCGTTGTGACCTAAATGCGCTTGCACATCGGCAAGTAATAATTTTGATTGTTTTTCAGCTCTTCCGATAATCAATCCAAAATTTAACTCATTGTTTTCTTTTAAATGAGTTACATTCCCAACATTCGTGTGGATGGATTTCGCAGCACCTCTAAACCAGCGCCTTTGTAGTTTTATTTTACGGTTGCGAAATACTTTTAAATAACTGCTCAAATGAAAATCTGCACAAGGTGCGTCTGCCAAAGGTATAGGAGTATTCATACCAAAATAGTAGTCGAAGAATTCCAAGTAATTCTCCGGCTTCAACAGATGTTTTATACGTTCTTCTTGTTGTGCTGCGGTTTCTTTAAACAGACTGTCATAAGTAGCAACTTTTAAGAACTTGCAACGCTTGTTAAATTCTTCTTTTGCCTCTTTTAGTTCCTTGCTTGTCATTTGATTGAATCGATATATAGTTTGTTGACTACTTCCTGCGCTACATTTGCGGTGTATTTCATCATGTCAAGAATATGTAACCTTTCCCTTTGTGATTTTGCTTCCGATGCTTTAGAAATAAAGGCATCCAGTAAGGTGTCAAAGTTTTCAATCGCATAGGCAGCATTTTTACGCTTATCATTTAATTCTTGAAAAGCTGCCACTATTTTGCGAATAGCGTCTGCGGATACTTTTGGCTTTTCTCCATTTTTCAGCGAATGGAGCGTGTTTAGAATCTCCGCTCTCATTTCACTAATAGAAATAGTGTGCATTTTTTTTGCTTCCTCCCAATTATCTAGCTTCGACCAGTTTTTGACAGTATCAATATGTGTATCTAAAATTTCTGCAATATCAGCATAAGAAAGACCGTTGATAAACATTCTTTTTCCGTCTTTTCTACGCTTTTCTGATACGGCTTTAGGGAGTCTGCCTTTGCGGGGAGGTGCTTTTTTTTTACTCATCGTTTACAGTATTATTTAATAACTCGCGTCGATATTGATTTCTCCGTTTGCTACTTCTATCTTATTTATTTTTATCCCCTCATACTCAAATTGCCGTTTTATCTCCTTTATAGCGTCTTTTAAATTGTCCTCTAATAAGTAATCCGATATTCCCACGCCAATTGCCGGAAACTCCTTAAACTCTCCCTTATGAGCGATTAAAATATGTTCTTGGTGTTTGTCTGTACTATCTCCTGTAACAAAATCTCCGTTTTTGATCAGCAAGTCGTCGTTCTGATCTAATAAAAAATCTTTCATCTCTTTTGGTATTTAATTCTTTACAAAGGTGTAATAATGCAGGGGGAGCGAAAAAAATATAAACAAGCTTTGCCCCTTTAAACACAAGGGTTGCGAAGGATTTAGCAATGGTTGATGTCTTTTTTTTTTAACGAAAAATGATACTGCAATTTTGCCATGAAAATAATTAGAGTATGAAGACATTTGTTGTAACTGATGAGAACGTAATAAACCATTATGGTTTCCGTGTGTTGACCTCTGGAATAGATACCTCTCAATTTAACAGAAACCCTCTTATGTATTATATGCATAATCGTCGGGAATGGAATCCTGATGGTACAGAAGTGATCGGTGGCTGGAAAAAATTAAAAACTAATGACGCAGGGCAAATGACTGCAGTTCCTTGGTTTGATGATAAAGAAAGTTTTGCTGCACTTATTGGGGGGAAGGTTGAAAGAAATGTATTGCGAATGGCTAGTATCGGAATAGAAATTATAGAGACTAGTGAAGACCCTAAATATTTATTACAAGGACAAGCAAGAGCGACCGTTACAAAATGTCGTTTGGTTGAAATCTCCATTGTAGATCAAGGAGCAAATGACAATGCACTTAGCTTTTATGACGCAGACAACAACAAAGTGGAACTTAAAACAGCTCTAGCCAGTGTTCCTTCAATTCAAAAACAAAAAACAGAAACTAAAGACAATATGAGTACTTCAACCATTGCCCTAGCATTAGGGCTGAAAAGCGATGCTACCGAAATTGAGCAATTGCAAAAGATCAATGATTTAAAAAAAAGTAATACTGATTTGTCATCAGAGCTTACCACTCTCAAAAAAGAGCAACAAACACAACAGGATAAAGAGTCAAAAGAGTTGATCGAAAAGGCATCAGTACAATTAGGTTTGACAGGCGATGCAAAGGAAAGCTTTGAAGAAAGTTACACCACACTTTTTAAAGCAGATCATCAAAGTGCTAAATCTGCACTTTCCAATTTATTCAACATTGCGTCTGCTAAAAAAACTTCAAATACTGAGCTTTCCGCTTTTATGAAAGATGTTGGAGGAAGTGGAGATTCCTCAGATAAGGAATCAACCTTTGATTATCTACAGAAGCATAATCAACAGGAGCTCGCAAGAATAAAAGAAAACGACCCGCAGCTTTACACTCAATTGGCTGCTGATTATAAAAAGGGAGTTCGATATCATAAATAATTTCAAAAAAAAGTAAAACAATGGCACTACAGACAGAAGTATGGGAGGCAGACTTAAAGGAAAATCCCATTCCTGATACAAGTTTTGTTTATCAAAGCGAGGAGAAATCCGAATATGTAAACAACAACACTCTGCATCTACAAGAAGCAGGGATTGAACCTACTGTTTATGAGAATTTTTTCGCTGCTGATCCAGACGCGGAATTACCCATCATGGCGGTTGATGATATTCCACACGAAGTATTGTTGTCGACTTATAGTACGGCTGTAACAAGGCATCGTAAGTTAGAAGAGGTGGAGCTTTCGTATGGTCGCAGACAGTCAGTGATTAACAGGCATAGAAATGCTTTGGCTAAACAGTTAGGGAGAAAAGCAGCGTATATGTGGACTCCGGGTGAGGGCAACGAGTTTAACTCAAAAATGGATTTAGCTGCCAATGATTCTATTATTGACGCTATTACTGATTTGCGTGCATTCTATATGGATCACGATATAAATGAAGATTTGAATTTATGCTTAAATGCTGGTCATTGGGCTCGTATTAAAAAAGAAGACAAAAAGCTTTACAAAGAACTGATCGCTGAAAAAAACAAAATCTATTGTGATTTTAAGATTTTCACGTACTCCCAAACTCCTGTCTTTACTGAAACAGGAATTAAAAAACCTTACGGAGCAGTACCATTAGCCGGAGATAGAAGAAGTTCTTTTTCCTGGGTTTCAAGCGAAACGTTTCGATGTTTTGGAGATACAGAAGCTTTTCTAGAAGAGAAAAAAGCAAAAACGCAAGCTGATTTGTTGTCTTATGCACAACGAGGATTGGTAGGAAACATTCGAGCCAACAATCCTAAATATCTGGGAGCAATAATCTAAATAAGTATGGAAAATAAAGATAAACAACCAAGTAATAAATCATCCGAGAAATCCCCTGCTCAGGATTTTTTTAAAAGACGTCCTAGTGTAGAAAAGTTATTCGAGACTTCCGATAGTTTCTTATTTGCCGATCCTTTTCTAGCAAACAAACATGCAGCAACGCTGAAAATCAAAACCGTGAAAACGATCACCCCAGAGAAGAAAGCGGATAAAGATAGTACCCCAGAAAGCTAATCATTTTTATTTACGAGCCTGTCCTGCCATTTCGCAGGAGGCTTGTACCCTACGGGGTAAAATCCTTGTCTTATGAGAGAAATAACAACAATAGTAGTTCATTGTTTAGCAACAATCGAAGGTGAGTATTACGATATCAATGATGTCGATAAAATGCACAAAAAACGAGGTTTTCGATGTGTAGGATATCACAAGCTAATTCTTTTAGATGGAAGTGTGCAAAACGGGCGCCCTCTTCACCAAATCGGAGCTCATGTAAAAGGAAAAAACGAGGATACTATTGGTGTTGCTTATGTGGGAGGGTTAGATCAAAATGGATCGCCAAAAGATACGCGAACAAGCGCGCAAAAGAAATCATTAAAAACGGAACTCAAAAAATTAAAAAACCAATTCCGAAATGCAAAAATAAAAGGACATCGTGATCTTTCCCCAGATCGTAATGGCAATGGAAAAATAGAGCGGTTTGAGTGGTTGAAAGCATGTCCCTGCTTTGACGCAATCAAGGAATACAAAAATCTATAATTATGTTTTTAAAACTTTTAAAAATACCCATTGTACGCCATTTAATTGCCGGATTAGCAATCTTAATAATCGGTTATTTCATAGGCAACAGCCCCACCCAAGAAATTAAAGGGAAATACGATGAATTGTCAAAATCTCACCAACAGTTAAAAGTGACTTTAGACACTTTACAAAACAAGGTGATAAAAATGGCATCGCAAGATCGAATAAAAGTGGAGAACAACTTAAGAGGTCTGCACTTAAAAAAAGGAGGTACGCTTCAATTTCTGCCAGATACAAATATCAGTCAGGAAAAAAAAGAAACTCCCAGAGAAATCCGTAAGAAAAAAAGAGCAAATCGAAAATCTAAAAAAAAAAGACTCATGAGTAATTTACCCGATGTAAAAATAAATATCAATACCGAAGGAATTTCTCAATCTCTTCAAACACAAGATGGAATTGCAGGAATGATCTTAACAGGAGCTGCCGTTAGTGGAAAAATACAGCTAAATACGCCAGAGGTGGTTTATAGTGTATCTGATGCAGAAAGTAAAGGAATAACAGCTACAGGACGGAATGATTATGCTTATAAGCAAATTCAGCAGTTCTATGATGAAGCAAAGTCAGGCGCGGAACTCTGGATAATGCTGGTTTCTGCAGACGTTTTAACCTCCGATATGCTCGACAAAAACAAGGAATATTCCAAGACCTTGTTTAACAGTTCAAAAGGCACAATTCGTTTACTGGGTGTTTCCAGAAAAGCGACACTCCCTGCAGAAACGGAAAATGGTATTGATAAAGATGTAGAGCTGTCGGTTTTAAAAGCTCAATCGCTTATCGAAGAATATGCTCCTCGTTTCAAAGAAGCGTCTGTAATTATTGACGGAGCAAATTACACGGGAGAACCAACCGAGTTAAAAGACTACACTCAGAATAATGATGAGTTTGTGAGTGTTTTGCTTGCAAACTCCGACGGATCGACTAACGCTTGTGTTGGATTGTTGTTAGGACGCCTGGCAAAAGACCCTGTACAAAG contains:
- a CDS encoding DNA cytosine methyltransferase, whose product is MVTINSYFSGAGLFDLGFLLAGIEIKQSFEIDKYCCKVQRDNLNHDVIESDIAKKLVFDESDSDVKVFTYPCTKYSTIADIHGTRTGDELFLHAFRHIAISDPEVFVVENVPGMRAFPVVMEAMTKLPNYYVTTFCPIKTSTWLPQRRDRLIIFGSKKPFNWRPPKNATPVKLKDILEINPRVTLPKAIKQRMNGKYRDLPIISDPNRNDIAPTCVAHYAKDKSTRLVKDKRFPLGVRPYSVREYARLQGVPDWYEFNCSDTYAYRMIGNGVSVPVGIWAAEEIKRYFK
- a CDS encoding phage minor head protein — translated: MLQKAVTEGYGKTLSEVGYISPDWEMISHLKYNVGVFAAFKNHHQIEETVKLLIDDNGEARSWEDFKNAALALNTRYNSVWLKTEYHLAKTSAKAARRWQDIQRTKHIYPNLIYVAVNDGRTRELHKKWHGIILPVDHVFWNTHYIPNDHGCRCNVFRTDKAVDTKGYNVENMPELPPMFNQNTGKTGVVFDKSHPYFKIKNYKNIADMAHKAIMNIQTQQIKQYIVKQQLLDKSFNSQLGKVKILPEAVDRILQQKTENSYQLNAVFYDLKNVIKNALYIKTKEKKGSKYHFLHLQIKNKNVYLTIKEEDEKYQLYNITDKL
- a CDS encoding DUF935 family protein, translated to MENITINNKAMPGNTLELAKKAQEITLDLAKVKQSVYRREINHHQRARMMRQSANPKTYLQQEVYKDAMMDSHLTAVIENRILRIQNRRFVITNNKGVTISDKNKIIEKKWFSDLLRYLMESIFFEYSLMQILKEGNEIKAVRNIERANVIPDTGMVVKNITDDKGLDFTAFPDDLLFAKLHQGHGLLEKAVPLTILKRHSWASWDEFEQIFGIPIRIAKISSTNDKVKQEVAQWLEQMGKASHAVFPTTAEIEIKENKNQDAFQVFFKKIEAVDSQVSILINGQTMTVKDGSSKSQAEVHERTEEEITKADLKNCLFWLNDHLVPVLRRLGHLSEEERIGTETSTDPLERIKTDQILMKSSGFRLTKQYLEITYGAELEEKPKKIKTPQSEKKN
- a CDS encoding phage morphogenesis protein encodes the protein MKELAEAIKHKAKRVAEFLAREGIEIVIVEEENHIQENFQNEGFTDGGVEKWKKRKTEDKKGRDITRYRTNRRGKRGNKTAYGRKNEGRAILTGHGTGGDKLRYSYKSSKSGNKATFTSDKAYAEIHNEGKGNMHKRKHIGAAKSKTAKINRKVKKGLDKILK
- a CDS encoding phage protein Gp36 family protein, coding for MFIEKDDLKTISVVQVINNLINDNDEIVTEVIEESIDDMMGYLKKYAHHNIFDKRGTERNPTIKKHLKRIVKYELYKRKDIQIDDDTRIDYDETRTWLFDIATGKLDINLPEKEAEPETSGDGFIKLGGMPKYKTE
- a CDS encoding phage terminase small subunit-related protein, whose product is MSKKKAPPRKGRLPKAVSEKRRKDGKRMFINGLSYADIAEILDTHIDTVKNWSKLDNWEEAKKMHTISISEMRAEILNTLHSLKNGEKPKVSADAIRKIVAAFQELNDKRKNAAYAIENFDTLLDAFISKASEAKSQRERLHILDMMKYTANVAQEVVNKLYIDSIK
- a CDS encoding oxidase, with product MKDFLLDQNDDLLIKNGDFVTGDSTDKHQEHILIAHKGEFKEFPAIGVGISDYLLEDNLKDAIKEIKRQFEYEGIKINKIEVANGEINIDASY
- a CDS encoding N-acetylmuramoyl-L-alanine amidase gives rise to the protein MREITTIVVHCLATIEGEYYDINDVDKMHKKRGFRCVGYHKLILLDGSVQNGRPLHQIGAHVKGKNEDTIGVAYVGGLDQNGSPKDTRTSAQKKSLKTELKKLKNQFRNAKIKGHRDLSPDRNGNGKIERFEWLKACPCFDAIKEYKNL